The genomic stretch ATGAAAGACTTGTGCAAGTCCGGTTATGTTACAATCAACCACGTGATGCTTAATGCATTCATGGAGAGATGACACACTGATACGTCATCATTTCATCTACCACTTGGTGAGATGTTTATCACACTCGATGATGTGTCGTGTTTGCTGGAACTTCTGATTAGGGGAAAACTTCTAGATCATGGGAGGATTAGCAAATATGACGCACTCGAGTTGATGCTAGACTATCTGGGAGTTGACCCAGAGGTTTCCATGAGCGTGGAAAAAACCATAGTGGGTCATGATAGTTTTGAATTCCTGAAAAAAGGTATATGCAGATGAGTTCCTTAGAGCAGAGCAGACTAGAGGTGATGACGAGCAGGTGGGGCTGCATAGAGCGTATGCTATGCAATCCTACCTGCTATATTTGGTTGGCATTGTAATTTTTATGGACAAGAGTGCCATTTATGTGGGTTTCTTCTACCTATGGTACTTTGAGGATTTCGAGCGGATCCAAGAGTACAAGTGGGGGGCCTCTTGTTTGGTCTACTTGTACTCTAAGTTATCAGAGGGTTGTAGGTGGAAGATGAAGCAGGTGACAAGCAACATCACACTATTAACGATAATATTTATTGGTCTTTTAGTGTTTGTTTGTCATTTTCATTACATTTTTGCAACACCATTACTAATGATTCGTATGTTCCAACACTTTTTAGGCATGAATCCTCTGACACTTCCCACGCATCTCTGGTTGGTCGTGTGTACCGACTAATACTGAGGATATATTGTGTGCTTCTGCATTTTCCCCGCTCAGTGGAAATCAGACAACAAAGTCATTTCGAGTATATCTTGACTGCTTGGTTGTTGAAGATATGGACTTTAACAGTTGTGTCGATCACCATGAGACACGACCATTTGACGACATAGTGTTATACTCGGGATGGTTGACTTGTGGTTCACATCTCATATTTTCTCATCTTCCTTAGCGCATCATGCGGCAGTTTGGCTACACTCCGACTATTCTCAGACACCCTGTTATCTCCGCTCCTCCTGCTATGAGACGTAGAGATATAAATGACATGTTGTTTGATGATTATCTTAGTCATTTGGTACTGGAGGAGGCACGAAGTACCATAGCTGAGAGCGACCGGAGTTATGTCGACGGGTATATCAGGTGgttcttcagggtgtcacatCCGTATATGGTGCAGGATGCTCCAAGAGATCCATCTAGGCCAGCTCGTTAGGAGATACTAGAGGAGGAGAAAGCACAATTAGATCATGCTCATGATATCTTGTCTAGATATCGTCGCATTGTGGAGATTGCACAGGCAGGCATTGACAAAGGTATCTTTCCTGATGATTCTAAGGCGATGCAGGTCCTAGATGCCATTATGACGAAGGCACGAGAGACACTGATGTATCGGAGACAGAGTCAGAGGACAAGGTTAGAGGAGGTCGAGGAGCCCGAGGAGCTCTAGTCCGGCATACACAGTAGTTGATAGTATTTGTACTTTGGATTTATTATagattgtattttattttgacttGTTTCGACTATATTGTGTATTTCGACTTCATTTTGTATCGACTGATGACTTATTTTGACCATCTGAATTTATATGTCATTTTTTGCATATAGATTGTATAGTTTAATGTTCGTCACATAACAAAGGCCTTAACGTTTACAAATCATCATTTTCATCCGAGTAACCTTAAAACTAACTTAACTTAAACAGAGATGCATCTCCCTAAatagagatgcatctccggaacaATAAAAGATTAAAATTGACATTTCAAAGAGCGGTGTATGGGATGTGTTTCGAAATATTACGGAGATGAATCTTCTGATCAATTAATGTTTTGACTTAAAATAAGTTGCGTCCGGAGATGTATCTCCAAAATCTGAGGAACATTTTAGATTTTTTCCACCCCATAGGCCAGGATAAAAAATTCCATAAATTGTTTTCTTAATATTTTTAACAATACAAACATTGTATTATATCATTTTTGTTACTTTGGGTTTCAATGTAATTTTTTCAAACTacttattttttatttatttcaataTATTTATTAGGATGCTGAAAATAATAAATTGTTGTCTTGAAGTGTCAATATACTTAAAATGTCAAAACTTACTATATAATCTTGGCACTCTAATCTTTACTTAAAATTTTATCTTCTAATATTTCTTTTACTATCTAACTATTTCTTTCAATAAAAAAATTAACTCTTAGATATCCATCTTTTCTTTGAGACTATTTTCAATATTATTCAGTATTCTAATGATTAAAAATTATTCAAAGTGTTTTCTATGTAATACTAGTAGCTAGAGACATATTTAGCCTTTACATATGAAAAGGTGAATCTAAAAATAATGAGAATGAAACGTTTATTTCCTCAATATTATGCTAAGGCCATTTTTATCATTCTCTGACCAGGTCAAATTTCTTATTGAGGCAAGTACTTGTTTGTGAGGTTTAGTAGAAAGCAAAAAAAGATTAATCTACACGTGTAGAAAAAGAATCCATAAACAAAACTATGTTATTCTTGATCATGCTTAGTGCAAGAATTCAGGAAGCAAATTCATGAGCACGGTTCATTTTTGTGTTAAATTTCTGCCTCTGGTTATTATCAAAATGAAGAATATAAATACAAAAGCAGTGTTATTCAAAGGTGACAAAAATGGCTCAACTGGAACGCCCTCAGAGACATGCCGATGCTTCGAAAAGTCCTGGTTCCATTCAAACCATAGAACAACTCCTCCGAGGTAAGCCTTCCTCGCCATGAAACATTACTAGTTCATGCGAATTAGCATTTTTATATGTTACCAAGTTACCATGAAAATGTACTGTGGATCGATGTTATATGTAACCTATTTTGACATATAGCAGGAGAAGCCTCAAAGCCAAAGCTGTCACAAAGCAAATCCTCGTCTTCTTCGGCCTGTTCTTCTCCGTCCTCTCCTTTCTTCCAAAGGTTGAGGCATCTTGACTCAGAAGAAGACCATGGCCAGAATCAGAATCAGAAGAAATCAGTTATCACCAAAGTAAAGGAAAAAGCCAAGAAGTTGCGCCATAGCCTCAGTAAGAAAAAACACGAGGACTGGAATCTTACTAGTCCCCCTTCGAGTGCTGGACATGAAGGTGATGGAGCAGAAGAAGATGCTGAAAAGCATGGAGCTACATGTAGTAAAAAAACATATATAACTTGTTCTCTTCATTCTTTTTTATTCGTATATGAATAATTGTTGTCTCCGATTTATATTTCAGTGTATGAATCTGAGATGGCACATGAAGGACATAAAGAAAGTACAAGGCAACATTCAAGACCGAGTCCAGTAACCCCACAGAAGCATGTTCTGTCAAACAATGAAAAGCTTGGATTAGAACAAGCTAGAGAAAAGACACTAAATCGTTCGCTGTCAAAGAAAACAACACAACCAGCTGAAACAGCAACTCCTGCGCCGACACTTTCTGGTCCAAGCAAGATAATCGCCAAAACCTCACCGGAGAAGAATCAGACACCAGCATATGCTGAAGCATCAGAAACAGCTCAATATATAACCTCCAAAGTTCACGGCCTCTCAGTTTCCAAACCTGGAGAGAATCACAATTCATCATCAACAGCTAATAAACAGGCATCATTGTCCATTCGCACTTCACGTACTCCTCCAGCTAAAATGCCTTCTCAAATAGCTCCAAGCATCCCTCGAGATTCATCAAATCCAGTGGAAACTTCACCACCTTCACCACCCGCATCTGCTCCACCGGGTCCGACCAATAACTCTCCCCCGTCACAGATATGGGATAAGGGTGTTTCGGTGAAGGAATACTTGATGAACAAATTTGAGCCAGGTGAAGATGAGAAAGCTCTCTCGAAAGTGATATCTGAAGCAATGAGTCCTAGAAGAACTCCCGGTGATGTAGGTGTGATTGAGAAGGTGAGAGAAGCGGTAACATCTTTGCTCCGAACTGAGGAACCAACAAAACATGCAGACACAAAtacaaacacaaacacaaacacgAACACTACTTCTCGTACGCCATCCCAAGTCTCAGCATCTACCAGCACCACCCGTGCACCATCTCAAATCTCTGTCTCAGCCTCTACCAGCACTACCCGTGCGCCATctcaactccctgtatcttttaACACTCAAGAAGGTAATTTACTACTAGTTCATTTCGTATCATCTGATTTTTTTCCTATACATTATTTTTGCCTCTAACATAAGCCAATGTTTAATTTGATCATTCTAAATATGCAGATGTTCAGGAAGAAAACCATGGCAGGGTTCTTCAGGCAAATTGAAAGTCCACATGATGTTTTTGTTTCATATTTGTGTATGCATTCAGTTTCGATTCAATCTTGTTGAATATGTTACCCCCTAATTAGACTGAAAATATAGTTTCCCTTATATTTGTAAAATTTGATAGTATGTAATAAGTTATGTTTTCTGCGTATAACGACCTGAAGGATACATTGTATATATTACATTTTTTTGCCACAAAATATTTAGCTGCGAATCATGAATACTAAAATCATAAGTTAGAACCCTTACGTGATTTGAGAAACTTGATTAGAGATGGTAATGTCATCTTCTTATTACAAACATTACCGCGAACATCAAATTACACACATGAGATATACAAAAGGTGACAAACTATATAATGCACTCACATCAAAAGCTAGTTTCTGCTGTCACTTCAAGATTTTGGATTCAATGTCTTCTAAGCTCAAGCCTTTTGTTTCCGGGACAGACGTTACAATGAACACAAGTGACACTAAAGCAATGGCCGCAAAAAGGAGAAAAAGGTTATCTGCTCCTAGATACTCCTGCAGTGGAAATCAACATACATTACAAATTCCAAAAGTAATCAGACAATGTTAAAAATGATAAAGTTATCTTCCATAAGAAAATAAAACTGAAAGTAATGAATCTAAAACCTTTAGTGGTGAGAATGCAAAGGTAACAACAGCATTGGCAGCGAAGTTGGTAAGAACAGCCATACTAATCCCCCGTCCTCTAGTGCGAAGTGGGAAGATTTCCGATACCATAAGCCAACTTATCGGCCCAAACGATATCTGCAATTCAAATGAAATTTGACATTAATCTATTGTAGTCCATAATATTTTAAGCCATGGTTATCAGTATCTTACGATATATACGATATAAATTCCTAGTGTGAATCTATTTTGGACCTGAATATCATCTTGAATCCCGGTTCATTGTAATGAATTCTTATTCACCATAATGAATTTCTACCTAAACTTAGCATAGCTAACCAACTTTTTGGCCAACTCTATAAGCAGGGCCAATGAACAGAAAACCGTTACCTGGTAGCAACCAACGTAAAGAAGTAAAGCGGCAACAGCAACAATTGGTAACCCTCCGAGGAATTTATAATAAGCGGAAAGGAGAACTAAAGATAGGGCCTAcagaaataaaataaaaatgaataacCATTGCATTTGACAAGTTTAATTACTGTAAGAATCTGTTAGTTAGTTCAAATGTGATAGAATTCCTACAATGCCACTGACACCTCCAATCAGAAGAGGTCTTCTCCCCAAATCATCTACTTTTAGAACAGCAACCGATGTCATTACTAACTACAAGTTGATCA from Lathyrus oleraceus cultivar Zhongwan6 chromosome 7, CAAS_Psat_ZW6_1.0, whole genome shotgun sequence encodes the following:
- the LOC127101031 gene encoding uncharacterized protein LOC127101031 isoform X1 gives rise to the protein MAQLERPQRHADASKSPGSIQTIEQLLRAGEASKPKLSQSKSSSSSACSSPSSPFFQRLRHLDSEEDHGQNQNQKKSVITKVKEKAKKLRHSLSKKKHEDWNLTSPPSSAGHEGDGAEEDAEKHGATLYESEMAHEGHKESTRQHSRPSPVTPQKHVLSNNEKLGLEQAREKTLNRSLSKKTTQPAETATPAPTLSGPSKIIAKTSPEKNQTPAYAEASETAQYITSKVHGLSVSKPGENHNSSSTANKQASLSIRTSRTPPAKMPSQIAPSIPRDSSNPVETSPPSPPASAPPGPTNNSPPSQIWDKGVSVKEYLMNKFEPGEDEKALSKVISEAMSPRRTPGDVGVIEKVREAVTSLLRTEEPTKHADTNTNTNTNTNTTSRTPSQVSASTSTTRAPSQISVSASTSTTRAPSQLPVSFNTQEDVQEENHGRVLQAN
- the LOC127101031 gene encoding uncharacterized protein LOC127101031 isoform X2 encodes the protein MAQLERPQRHADASKSPGSIQTIEQLLRGEASKPKLSQSKSSSSSACSSPSSPFFQRLRHLDSEEDHGQNQNQKKSVITKVKEKAKKLRHSLSKKKHEDWNLTSPPSSAGHEGDGAEEDAEKHGATLYESEMAHEGHKESTRQHSRPSPVTPQKHVLSNNEKLGLEQAREKTLNRSLSKKTTQPAETATPAPTLSGPSKIIAKTSPEKNQTPAYAEASETAQYITSKVHGLSVSKPGENHNSSSTANKQASLSIRTSRTPPAKMPSQIAPSIPRDSSNPVETSPPSPPASAPPGPTNNSPPSQIWDKGVSVKEYLMNKFEPGEDEKALSKVISEAMSPRRTPGDVGVIEKVREAVTSLLRTEEPTKHADTNTNTNTNTNTTSRTPSQVSASTSTTRAPSQISVSASTSTTRAPSQLPVSFNTQEDVQEENHGRVLQAN